In the Aliarcobacter cryaerophilus genome, one interval contains:
- a CDS encoding Jag N-terminal domain-containing protein has protein sequence MKKFEADSLEKAYEMATLEFGCSITELSIEVFQQPSNGFLGFGKKRAIICAVCKTDKVDNNSSLKSYKNKSVNIEDVSSRLENSNKDSIEKDCKTTLETKEVSCNVPKVESKEKIFDKFYHEEKSNDISKIIIKKSKDEIISEIKSGLNLLFDNSCFRLEDIKVSFYDDETIFIEFLGEDSALLIGKEGYRYKALSYILFNWINDKFGLMLRLEVAEFLKNQEAAICLYLEPVIEIIKEKGSFKTKPLDGILVHIALKRLREEFPLKYVAVKTNVKGEKYVLVNEYKQKED, from the coding sequence ATGAAAAAGTTTGAAGCAGATAGTTTAGAAAAAGCCTATGAAATGGCAACTTTAGAATTTGGATGTTCTATTACAGAACTTTCAATTGAAGTATTCCAGCAACCAAGTAATGGGTTTTTGGGTTTTGGAAAAAAACGAGCTATAATATGTGCTGTTTGTAAAACAGATAAAGTAGATAATAACAGTTCTTTGAAATCTTATAAAAATAAGAGTGTCAATATAGAAGATGTTAGTTCAAGATTGGAAAATTCTAATAAAGATAGTATTGAAAAAGATTGCAAGACAACTTTAGAAACAAAAGAAGTTTCTTGTAATGTTCCAAAAGTTGAATCAAAAGAGAAGATTTTTGATAAGTTTTATCATGAAGAAAAATCAAATGATATTTCAAAAATTATAATCAAAAAATCAAAAGATGAAATAATATCTGAGATAAAAAGTGGTTTAAATCTTTTGTTTGATAACTCTTGTTTTAGATTAGAAGATATAAAAGTTAGTTTTTATGATGATGAGACAATTTTTATTGAATTTTTAGGAGAAGATTCGGCGCTACTTATTGGAAAAGAGGGCTATAGATACAAGGCTTTATCGTATATCTTATTTAACTGGATAAATGATAAATTTGGATTGATGCTTCGCCTTGAGGTTGCTGAATTTTTAAAAAATCAAGAAGCTGCTATTTGTCTATACTTAGAGCCTGTAATTGAAATAATCAAAGAGAAGGGGAGTTTTAAAACAAAGCCTCTTGATGGTATTTTAGTGCATATTGCTCTTAAAAGATTAAGAGAAGAGTTTCCTTTGAAATATGTTGCTGTTAAAACAAATGTAAAAGGTGAAAAATATGTACTTGTAAATGAGTACAAACAAAAAGAAGATTAA